The following are encoded together in the Gordonia insulae genome:
- a CDS encoding SDR family oxidoreductase, with amino-acid sequence MSSQKVAIVTGAARGIGAGVAKRLAADGLAVAVLDLDADACAATVSAITEAGGKAIAVGADVSNEESVNAAVATIVEKLGPPTVVVNNAGIIRDNMLFKMTVDDWDAVMAVHLRGAFNVTKAAQKHMVDAGWGRIVNLSSTSALGNRGQANYSAAKAGMQGFTKTLAIELGKFGVTANAIAPGFIETEMTAATAERVGVPFEDFKKAAASQIPVNRTGVPEDIAHTASFFISEGAGFVSGQVVYVAGGPKD; translated from the coding sequence ATGAGCTCTCAGAAAGTCGCGATCGTCACCGGAGCCGCGCGCGGCATCGGCGCAGGTGTCGCCAAGCGACTGGCCGCCGACGGCCTCGCCGTTGCCGTCCTCGATCTGGACGCGGACGCGTGTGCCGCCACCGTCTCGGCCATCACCGAGGCGGGCGGGAAGGCGATCGCCGTGGGCGCCGACGTCTCGAACGAGGAGTCGGTCAACGCTGCCGTCGCCACGATCGTCGAGAAGCTCGGTCCGCCGACCGTCGTGGTCAACAACGCAGGCATCATCCGCGACAACATGCTGTTCAAGATGACCGTCGACGACTGGGACGCGGTGATGGCCGTGCATCTGCGCGGGGCCTTCAATGTCACCAAGGCCGCGCAGAAACACATGGTCGACGCTGGTTGGGGCCGCATCGTCAACCTCTCGAGCACCTCCGCCCTCGGCAACCGTGGCCAGGCGAACTACTCCGCGGCGAAGGCCGGGATGCAGGGCTTCACCAAGACCCTCGCCATCGAGCTCGGCAAGTTCGGCGTCACCGCGAACGCCATCGCCCCCGGCTTCATCGAGACGGAGATGACCGCCGCAACCGCTGAACGTGTCGGCGTGCCGTTCGAGGACTTCAAGAAAGCGGCCGCATCCCAGATCCCGGTGAACCGCACCGGGGTGCCGGAGGACATCGCGCACACCGCGTCGTTCTTCATCTCCGAGGGTGCGGGCTTCGTCTCCGGCCAGGTCGTCTACGTCGCCGGCGGTCCGAAGGACTGA
- the glmU gene encoding bifunctional UDP-N-acetylglucosamine diphosphorylase/glucosamine-1-phosphate N-acetyltransferase GlmU codes for MPSSPTTAVIVLAAGAGTRMRSKTPKILHELGGHSMLCHALRGAAAVDPEHVIAVVGHERERISAAVEAIAHNIGRTISTAEQDKPRGTGDAARVGLSALPADFSGTVLVTAGDVPLLDGETLAQILATHRAGPGAAVTVTTFIAADPAGYGRILRTDDGADVRAIVEDRDATEQQRAVTEVNAGVYAFDANTLRDALTQLTTDNKQGEHYLTDVIAIARAAGGIVHAHTVGDPHLVAGCNDRVQLAELGAELNRRIIRRHQLAGVTVVDPTSTWIDVDVTIGEDVRIEPGTHLLGTTTVADDALLGPDTTLRDVAVGTGASVIRTHGSDSEIGAFASVGPFAYLRPGTRLGTEGKIGTFVETKKADIGAGTKVPHLTYVGDATIGDHSNIGASSVFVNYDGVAKHRTVIGSHCRTGSDNMFVAPVQVGDGAYTGAGTVLREDVPPGALAVSAGQQRNIENWVVRKRPDSESARAALDAQRNDGSTDSQPGN; via the coding sequence ATGCCGTCTTCACCCACAACCGCCGTGATCGTGCTGGCCGCCGGCGCGGGAACCCGGATGAGGTCCAAGACCCCGAAGATCCTGCACGAGCTCGGCGGGCACTCGATGCTCTGCCATGCGCTGCGTGGAGCCGCCGCCGTCGATCCCGAGCACGTGATCGCCGTCGTCGGCCACGAGCGCGAGCGCATCAGTGCCGCGGTCGAGGCCATCGCACACAACATCGGCCGCACGATCTCGACCGCGGAGCAGGACAAGCCGCGCGGTACGGGCGACGCCGCCCGGGTCGGGTTGTCCGCACTGCCCGCCGACTTCAGCGGCACGGTCCTGGTCACCGCGGGCGATGTGCCCCTGCTCGACGGCGAGACCCTCGCGCAGATCCTCGCGACCCACCGAGCCGGCCCCGGGGCGGCGGTCACGGTCACCACCTTCATCGCCGCGGACCCCGCGGGCTACGGCCGAATCCTGCGCACCGACGACGGCGCGGACGTGCGCGCGATCGTCGAAGACCGGGACGCCACCGAACAGCAGCGCGCCGTCACCGAGGTCAACGCCGGCGTCTACGCGTTCGATGCGAACACCCTGCGTGACGCGCTGACCCAACTCACCACGGACAACAAGCAGGGCGAGCACTACCTGACCGACGTCATCGCGATCGCCCGCGCCGCCGGCGGGATCGTGCACGCGCACACCGTCGGCGACCCGCACCTCGTCGCCGGGTGCAACGATCGGGTGCAACTCGCCGAACTCGGCGCCGAACTCAACCGCCGCATCATCCGCCGCCATCAGTTGGCGGGCGTGACCGTCGTCGATCCCACCAGCACCTGGATCGACGTCGACGTCACCATCGGGGAGGACGTGCGCATCGAACCGGGCACGCACCTACTCGGGACCACCACCGTCGCCGACGACGCACTGCTCGGCCCCGACACCACCCTGCGCGATGTCGCGGTCGGCACCGGCGCATCGGTGATCCGGACACACGGCAGCGACTCGGAGATCGGTGCGTTCGCGAGCGTCGGACCGTTCGCCTACCTGCGGCCCGGCACCCGCCTCGGCACCGAAGGCAAGATCGGCACCTTCGTCGAGACCAAGAAGGCCGACATCGGTGCGGGCACAAAGGTGCCGCACCTCACCTACGTCGGCGACGCGACGATCGGCGACCACTCCAACATCGGCGCATCGAGTGTGTTCGTGAATTACGACGGCGTGGCGAAGCACCGTACGGTGATCGGGTCCCATTGCCGCACGGGTTCTGACAACATGTTTGTCGCACCTGTGCAGGTCGGCGACGGCGCCTACACGGGAGCGGGTACGGTCTTGCGGGAAGATGTTCCGCCCGGGGCCCTCGCGGTGTCGGCGGGCCAACAACGAAATATCGAGAACTGGGTGGTGCGCAAGCGCCCGGACAGCGAGTCGGCCCGCGCCGCGCTCGATGCCCAACGGAACGACGGTTCCACCGACAGCCAGCCCGGCAACTGA
- a CDS encoding ribose-phosphate diphosphokinase — translation MTWTTDNQKNLMLFSGRAHPELAQSVADELGIKVTPQTARDFANGEIFVRFEESVRGSDAFVLQSCPNPLNQWVMEALIMIDALKRGSAKRISVILPFYPYARQDKKHRGREPISARLMADLLKAAGADRIITVDLHTDQIQGFFDGPVDHMHAQGQLADYVRQNYGTDNVTVVSPDSGRVRVAEKWADALNGAPLAFIHKTRDPLVPNQVKSNRVVGDVDGRTCVLIDDMIDTGGTIAGAVKVLKDAGAGDVVIATTHGVFSDPAAERLANCGAREVIATDTLPIPEEKRFENLTVLSIAPLLAQTIREVFENGSVTSLFDGSA, via the coding sequence ATGACCTGGACCACGGACAACCAGAAGAACTTGATGCTGTTCTCTGGCCGCGCTCATCCCGAACTCGCACAGTCGGTCGCCGACGAGCTGGGCATCAAGGTGACCCCGCAGACCGCCCGCGACTTCGCCAACGGGGAGATCTTCGTTCGCTTCGAGGAGTCGGTCCGTGGTTCCGACGCCTTCGTCCTACAGAGCTGCCCCAACCCACTCAACCAGTGGGTCATGGAGGCGCTCATCATGATCGACGCGCTCAAGCGTGGTTCGGCCAAACGCATCAGCGTGATCCTCCCGTTCTATCCGTATGCGCGTCAGGACAAGAAGCACCGCGGCCGCGAGCCCATCTCGGCACGGCTGATGGCCGATCTGTTGAAGGCCGCCGGCGCCGACCGCATCATCACCGTCGACCTGCACACCGACCAGATCCAGGGCTTCTTCGACGGCCCGGTCGATCACATGCACGCGCAGGGACAGCTCGCCGACTACGTCCGACAGAACTACGGCACCGACAACGTGACCGTCGTGTCACCGGACTCCGGTCGTGTGCGCGTCGCGGAGAAGTGGGCCGACGCCCTGAATGGTGCACCGCTCGCATTCATCCACAAGACTCGCGACCCGCTGGTCCCCAACCAGGTCAAGTCGAACCGCGTCGTCGGCGACGTCGACGGCCGCACCTGTGTGCTGATCGACGACATGATCGACACCGGCGGCACCATCGCGGGCGCGGTCAAGGTCCTCAAGGACGCGGGCGCCGGAGACGTGGTGATCGCGACGACCCACGGCGTGTTCTCCGACCCCGCCGCAGAACGGCTGGCGAACTGTGGTGCACGCGAGGTCATCGCGACCGATACGCTGCCCATTCCCGAAGAGAAGCGATTCGAGAACCTGACGGTGCTGTCGATCGCCCCGCTGCTGGCCCAGACGATCCGCGAGGTCTTCGAGAACGGATCTGTCACCAGCCTCTTCGACGGCAGCGCGTAG
- a CDS encoding SMP-30/gluconolactonase/LRE family protein, whose translation MTQAARFTSSAPLALADGWRLERLTDPSRLFGANGIRSGPDGRIYIAQVAGSQISALDLDSGALETISAKGSDIIAPDDVAFDDRGDMYVTEYYDGRVSVRASGGATRMLRDDLPGANGITIHQGRLFVNECRPGGRLMEVNPDGGSPKILLEDLPMPNGMEVGPDGKLYYPLLGANEIWRIDPDGGEPERVATDLGGPDAVKFDSDGFIVSTQVASGQVLRIDPRTGDQTLLAQLSPGLDNLTFAGDRLFVSSFTGQITEILADGATRTALADGLTWPLDLAVGPDGTLYIADGTFLLAYRGGELSTLGMLFSPGYPGYIRGMAAIGDGELIVTGNGSVSRYRPGAAESEVLVDGLDQLYGVAVSTTGAIAVADLGSGSVFAVQSGRADVLASGLDRPMGVAFTADGTCLVTESGAGRVAAVTNSGTDTLVDGLESPQGIVVVGSQLYIVDAGSKSLVNVDLETKSRQVVATGLPVGAPPGVTPKPLLGLVPFSGPQGPFAGISAGPDGTLYISADADGSVVALRKGA comes from the coding sequence TTGACTCAGGCGGCCCGCTTCACCAGCTCTGCGCCTCTCGCACTCGCCGATGGATGGCGTCTCGAGCGCCTCACCGATCCGAGCCGCCTGTTCGGCGCGAACGGCATCCGATCCGGCCCGGACGGACGGATCTACATCGCTCAGGTCGCGGGGAGTCAGATCAGCGCCCTCGATCTCGACTCGGGTGCGCTGGAGACCATCAGCGCCAAGGGCAGCGACATCATCGCTCCCGACGACGTGGCCTTCGACGACCGAGGCGACATGTACGTCACCGAGTACTACGACGGACGGGTCAGTGTCCGTGCGTCCGGCGGCGCAACCCGAATGCTCCGGGACGACCTCCCGGGCGCCAACGGGATCACCATCCATCAGGGCCGGCTGTTCGTGAACGAGTGCCGACCCGGCGGCCGACTGATGGAGGTGAATCCCGATGGCGGGTCACCGAAGATCCTGCTCGAGGACCTGCCGATGCCCAACGGCATGGAGGTGGGCCCCGACGGCAAGCTCTACTACCCGCTGCTCGGCGCCAACGAGATCTGGCGGATCGATCCCGACGGCGGTGAGCCAGAAAGGGTCGCAACGGATCTCGGCGGGCCGGACGCGGTCAAGTTCGACTCGGACGGGTTCATCGTGTCGACCCAGGTGGCATCGGGACAAGTGCTGCGGATCGATCCCCGCACCGGTGATCAGACGCTGCTCGCCCAGCTGTCCCCCGGCCTGGACAACCTCACATTCGCCGGCGATCGGCTGTTCGTGTCGAGCTTCACCGGCCAGATCACCGAGATCCTCGCCGATGGTGCCACCCGCACGGCGCTCGCAGACGGCCTGACCTGGCCGCTCGATCTCGCCGTCGGACCGGATGGCACCCTCTACATCGCCGACGGAACCTTTCTGCTCGCCTACCGCGGCGGCGAATTGAGCACCCTGGGAATGCTTTTCAGCCCCGGCTACCCCGGCTACATCCGCGGCATGGCCGCCATCGGCGACGGCGAGCTGATCGTCACCGGCAACGGATCGGTGTCGCGCTACCGACCTGGCGCGGCCGAGAGCGAGGTGCTCGTCGACGGGCTCGATCAGCTCTACGGCGTCGCGGTCTCGACGACCGGCGCGATCGCCGTCGCCGACCTCGGCTCCGGCTCCGTGTTTGCCGTGCAGTCCGGACGGGCCGACGTCCTGGCGAGCGGACTCGACCGTCCGATGGGCGTGGCATTCACTGCCGACGGCACCTGCCTGGTGACCGAGTCGGGCGCGGGACGAGTTGCGGCGGTGACGAATTCGGGAACCGACACCCTGGTCGACGGACTCGAGTCACCCCAGGGCATCGTGGTCGTCGGCTCGCAGCTCTACATCGTCGACGCCGGGAGCAAGTCGTTGGTCAACGTCGATCTGGAGACCAAGAGTCGCCAGGTCGTCGCCACCGGACTGCCCGTCGGCGCACCGCCCGGAGTCACGCCCAAGCCGCTGCTCGGCCTTGTGCCGTTCTCCGGGCCGCAGGGACCCTTCGCCGGAATCAGCGCGGGGCCCGATGGCACGTTGTACATCTCCGCCGACGCCGACGGCAGCGTCGTCGCACTCCGGAAGGGGGCCTGA